GCCGCGAAAAGTCGATGATCTGGGCGAGGCCACACCACGGCCCGCCGGGTTTGCCGCGCGAATAGCCATTCTCGGGATGGACGAACAGACGCAGCTTGATCGCGTTGAAGCCGGCATCGCGGAAGATGGCGAGCGGATCGCGTTGGACGCCTGCCTCGTAATAGGTCGCGCCCGCCGCTTCATCCTCGGGCACCCACGAGATGTCGGCACCGATCAGATACGGCCACGGCCTCGCCCCGGCAGGTGCGGCGCGCGCCGCCCCCGCGAGCAGCAGCCCGCCCGCTCCGACGCCGAGCGCACGCCGTGAGATCGCAAAAGCGCTCACTTCAGCTCGGCCGGAGTCTGTGGCGCGGCTACGCTGCGGACGGGCACGCCGCCTTTGACGGTGCGTAGCGTGACCAGTTTCACGGCCTCCAGGGCGTCGCCGGGTGCGCCGTCGCTGGTGACGGCGAGCGCGAGGACGTTGTGGCCGTGATGATCAAGGATGCCCTCGGGGATCGGGAAGGTGCGTTGTGGGCCGACATGCGCGATGAACTGGCCCATGTTCCAGCCGTTGACGAACAGCAAAGCCCGATAGCGCGCGACCGATCGCGGTGTGGTCGGATCGCCGAACGACACCCCGATCGTCGCATCCTGCCCCTTCGGCACGGCGAGATCGAAGCCGGTGCGATACCAGGTCGTGCCGGCCCTGGCCGAGACGGCGGGGAGCGGGGCCGTCGCCCAATTGCGATCGTCGAAGCCGGGCAGGTGCCAGCCCTGCCGCTCGCCATATTGGCCGCCGCTGTTGGCGGGGCCGCGCGACGGATCGGGCAGGTTTTCGCCGCCGCGCTGACCCTGGATTCGCCACGCGATCGGGATGCCGAAGCTGCGCCCGCCCGGTGCTTCGAGCGAGGCTGAGATCAGGCCGCGCGCTTCCTTGTGGTAATCGTCGGCGTCGAGATCCCAATTGTGGCCATTGTTGCGCACCATGACCGACAGGATGTGTTCGCCCGGCGTCTGCGAAGCTGTAGGAAGCGTGAAGCGCGCGCCGCCGGTGGTGATCGGGCGGGGGAGGCCGGCGGGCAGTTCGTCCTGGCCGACGAACACGCCGTCGAGCCAGACCTGTACCAGCCCCGATCCGCCCGCGCCGTAGAACAGAGCCAGCGTCTTAGCGTCGGGCGCGCCGGTGAAGCGGCCGCGATACCAGACGTCGCCTTCGTGGAAGCCGTAGGAATCCATTCCCATGTTGGGCTGGCCGTCGGGGCGCGCCGTGATGCTGGCGCTGGCGCGGGTGTCGACCGCTTGCCAGGCGGCGTCGTCGAAATTCGGCTCGGTCTCCGGAACACCCTCGGCGGCGCGCCAATGGTCGAGCGCGGGCAAGGTCACGGGAACAGGACCGGCGAGCGGGCGGGTTGCGGCGAGACTGCCGGTTGCGGTCGCTTCCACCGGCACGACAGCGCCGTTCCAGCGAAGCGCGCGCACGGCTTTGGGCGCCCATATCTCGAGCGGCGTTTCGGCGGCGGTGTCGCCGGTCAGCGCGAGCGTCGCTCCGGCGCTCGCCGCGCTGCGGACCAGCGCCGGGCCGCGCACCAGCACCGGCCCTGCAGCGCTGTCGCGGCGCCAGTAGCGCACCGCCTCTTTCTCGTCGGCGAGGATCATCGTGAGCGCGGGGCGGCCGCCGCCGGTGATCCGCACGACGGTGCGGCCGTCGTGGATATAGCCGAGCTTGAGATCGCCCTTCGCCGCATCGAACGCGCTTTCCGCTTTGCCTTCCAGCACGGTGACGGTCGGCGCGGAGGTGTAGCGCAGCACAGTCTCGCCCGGCTCGCCGGTGCGGCCGTAGAGCAGCAGCAGCCCGGCACGGTCGATCGTCTGCGCGCTTTGCAGTTCGGAGGTCGAATAGACCAGCCGCTGCCCGGCGAGATCGACCCCGGCGACCAGCCACTTGGCGTCGAAGCCATTGAGCCGCAGCGGCAGCGTGTAGCGACCGTCGGGCAGATCGGCGGTGACGGTGAAGCGGTCGTCGCTTTGCCCGTTCGAGGGCTTGTGAGTCACCAGCAGGAAGCGCGCGCCGCTCTCGGGGCTTTTGTTGTGATACACCTGAATGTCGGGCGAGGAGATCGCCACCGGCCCGGCCGCCACCATCCCAGCCAGATCGGGCACCGAGGCGATCAGCCCGCCGAGTTGCTTCAGTTCCTCGGCTTTCTCGCGGATCTCGCGTGGTTCGGAGATCGCCGCGCCATAATCGTAGCTGGTGAACACAACCGGCGCGGGCAACCAGCCCCAGCTCGTGCCGCCATAGCCCATGTAGAAGCTCTGGATGCCGATGCCGTTGGCGAGATTGGTGCCGTAGAACACGCGCTGGAAACGCTTGCCGCGCTGGATGGCGTTGCAGTCGTAACCGCCGTTCGATCCCCAATAATCGAACCAGCCGCCGCCGAATTCGGCGAGGAAGCCGGGCGTGTCGGGCGATGCCGACGCGCCGCCCTTCGCGCCGCCGGGGCCGTAAAAGCCCCAGTCGGGCGCGCCGACATTGCGCGTCGGCTTGCCCTGCACGGTGCAGGTGCCGCCGGGATAGCCATCGAACGCGTAGAGATCGTTGGGGCCGTGAACGACCTGCGCGACCGGCGAGCTGTCCGGCGCCCAATATCCGTTGCGGCCCTGATCGTTGTGTAAGATCGGCACGGTGATGCCATCCGCGCGCGCATGCGCGTAAAGATGGTCCATGTAGCGCCGCTGCGACGCGGTCGTGACCGACAGTTCGTTCTCGATCTGGTGGAGGATGACGGTGCCGTGATGCCCCTTGCCGTCACCGTTGATCTGGTGGCGGGCGATGATCGCGTCGATCCGGCTGGTCCATTCGTCGACCGCCGCGAGATATTGCGGATCATCGGTGCGCGCCCTGGCGCGTTGATTGACCAGCCAGCCCGGAAAGCCGCCGCGCGACAGTTCCGCATTCACATAAGGGCCGGCGCGGGTGATGACGTAGAGGCCCTCTTCCTCCGCCATCGTCAGCAACCGGTCGATATCGCGGATGCCGCTGAAATCGTACACGCCCTGCTTGGGGCTGTGATATCCCCAGTCGAAATAGACGGCGACGGTGTTGAACCCGCTCGCTTTCATCTTTTGAAGGATGTCGCGCCACAGATCGGGGCTGGGCAGGCGGAAGAGGTGGAACTCGCTCGACCAGATCAGCGTGCGCTTGCCGTCGATCATCAGGGAGCGGGCGTCATAGGAGACGCGGCCGAAGCTGCGGACCGGCGCGGCGAGGTTGGCGGTGGGTCTGGCGACCTGCGCGGCGGCTGGTGGCACGAGGCCGGACGCGGTCAGCAAGGCGGCAAGCGCCCGGCCGGCGCGACCGAGATGCGTCTGCGATGCGCGCTTTCTCATTGCTCCCCTCCCACCATATTGTGAACTGCTATTCCGTAATATGGGTAAAGCTATCAGCGCGTCGCGTCAAACGTTAAGCGCGAAACAGGGGCGTTCGCAGGATCGATAGGCCGGGGGCATCTGCGAAGACGAACGGTGGCCGCTGGTCCGGTGTCGCGGTCTCTGCGGTGAAGCGGTCGATCCGCAGTCGCGCGGCGTGGCGGACCCATAAGGCCCAGCAGGGCAGCACGCCGAACATGCTCGGTTCGGGATAGGCGCTGGCATGGTCCTCGGGCACGCGCCGCGCATCCTCCGCCGTGCCGCCGCCGCGATAGGAGAAATGGATGTGGCTGAGCGACACGTCTTCGATCCGGTTGCCGGGCAGGCCGGCGATGGCGGCAGGGAAACGGTGGTCGATGCCGCGCGCGTCGATGTCGCTGATCTCGACGCCACGGATCGCCCCGATGCCGGTACCGTCGGGGCCGCGCCGGCGGTCGCCGAGCCGGAGGAACAGCGGCGCGGTGGTAACGTCGCGCATCGTCAGCCGACGCGCGACGACATTCTCCATCACGCCGCCATCGACCGTTTCCAGCGCGAGGCCACGACAGTGGGTGAAGCTGCAGTCCTCGATACGGACGTTACGGTAGCCGCCGTTCGATTCGGTGCCGAGCTTGATCCGCCCGGTCACGCGGTCCTGATCGGGCGCGATCTGCTGCGTCTGGCGGCGGGTGCCGTCGAGCATCGACCCCATGTCATAGCCCGAGACCGCGCAATCGCGGATCAGGATGTCCTCCGCGGCGACCGCGCGGCCGAGCGCGAAGCTGCTCTTCACGACGATGCCGTCGTCGTTGGGCGAATTGACCCGGCAGCGCTCGACGATCACGTCGCTGACGCAATCGAGATCGATCCCGTCGCGATCGGTGTCGATCGAGAGGCCGTCGATGCGCAGCCCGCGCGTGCCGGTCGCGAGGATCGCGAAATGGCCGCCCTTGAGGATCGAGAAGCCCGACAGCCGGATATCGCGTCCGCCCCGGAATGCGATCGCCTTGTTGCCAAGGCCGACCATCCGCTTCCAGTCGGGTTCGAGTCGGGCGATCTCGCGGTCGCTCAACCCGCGCATCGACAGCGGCCGCTCGCCGGTCTGCGCCTTCCAGCGCGCGCCGGGGCCGTCGCGGGTGAGGCCGGCGCCGTGGATGAGGCCGGGGCCGACGATCGCGACTTCGGAGAGGTCTGCGCCCCAGATCAGGCTGTTGTGCCAGTGGCTGTGGCCGAAATCCTGATAGAGTTGATCGATGCCCTCTTCAGGCACGTCGTAGTGCCCGGCATGGCGGGCGGGATCGGCGGCTTCGATGACCGCGCCCTTGCCGAGCAGCAGCGTGACGCGGCTCTGCAGCCGGATCGAGAAGCACAGGTAGCGGCCGCGCGGCACGACGACGGTGCCGCCGCCCGCCTGCGACGCGGCGAGGATCGCGGCGTTGAACGCGCCGCTGTCGATCGCCACGCCGTCGCCGCGTGCGCCGTAATCGCGCACGTCGAAGCGGCGCGCGAGGTGGCCGGCGAACGGCATCGCGGCGGCCGGCATCAGCGCCATGCTTGCGGCCACGCCCAAGCTGAGTTCGCGGCGGTTGATCAGCATCGCTTCAACTCCCAGCCGGGCGCTCGGCGGCGCGCCCGGCGCTGGCGACGATCGTCACCGCGGCGGGCAAGGGCGGATGATCGGGCGAGAAGCGCGGCATGACGATGTGCTGGGCGAGTGCCGGGATCGTGGCGCGTATCCGCTCGACGACCGCGCTGGCGAGCAGCCACGCGCCGTAATTGTCGTTATGGGTCAAGTCGGCGCCGGCGTTCGCGAAGGCGCGTGGCGCCACCGTCGGCCCCAGCGCCTGATAGATCGCGCGGCTATCCGCGTTGAGGTCGATCAGCGGCACATGCTGCGCTTTCGCGAGCGCGCGCACCGCCTGCGGATAGCCGCCCAGAGTAGCCTTGATCCGTCCCCGCGCGTCGAAGGTGCGCCGTTCGGGCGATGTCACCAGTACCGGATAGGCGCCACGCCGCCGCGCCTCGGCGACATAAGCGGCGAGATATGCCGGGTACGTGGTGTCGGCCGCGGCATAGGTCTGCGGCCATTCCGCCTTCTGGTCGTTGTGCCCGAACTGGATGAACAGCCAGTCGCCCGGCCTGATCCGCGACAGCACCTTGTCGAAGCGCAGATCGGTCAGGAAGCTCTTGAGCGTCGCGCCCGATCGCGCGTGGTTGGCGACCGCGATACTATCGTCGAGCATTGCCGGTAGCATCTGCCCCCAACTCGCATAGGGTTCGGCGGACTGATCGGTGACGGTGGAATCGCCGACGAGGTAGAGCGTCGGCGCGGTCGCCGATGCGATATCGACCGAGGTGACGCGCGGATCGCCGAGGAACTCCAGCGTCAGTTTGTCGTCCCAAGTATATTCGGCGCGGTCGCGTGCGTCGATCCGCACCGCGCTCCCGCCGGGCGCATTGGGCGGCGGTGCGGGCAGGGCGGGGGTGCGTACGTCGACGAGGAAACTCCGGGTGACGACCTGACCGGCGCGCGTCGCGACACCCCGGAGCACCAGCCGGCGCGCTTCCGCCTTGACGGTGGTCTCGCCGGTGACACGCGGGTCGCCGAGCCGCACCGTCACACGGTACAGCCCCTCCGGCACCGCCACGGAAAACGCGAAGTCCGTGCTGGAGCCGCCCGGTTCGATGCCGTGCCCGCCAACCTGATAGGGTTGGCGGTCGGGCGTGTTCGCCGACAGATCAAAATGTAGCGCCGCCGCCGGCGACGCGGCGGCCAGCAGCAGTGCGACGGCGGCGCTGGCAGGCAATGATGCATCCTCTCCGACGGATATCCGCCCGAACGACAGGTCTCGGCTCTCGTTCGAATAGTCCCACAAAATACGGTACATTTTCATATGTAGGGACTTTGAGCGCGTCAACGTAACTTTTCGGCTTTTCAAATGTGCGATTCTAAACCATATACATGAACTAAGTTCCACAATGTAGAACATTGGGACAATAAAGATGCTATCAAAAGGGGAGGTTTGACATGGCACGTGCGTTCCAGAAGACATCGGCGTGGCTTCACTGCACGTCCGGTGTGGCATTGATGATCGCCGCCGGGACCGCACTTCCCGCATATGCCCAGACCCCCACCGACGACGCCAAACCGCAACCGACCGCCACGCCGCCGTCCGACTCGGACGTGCAGGATATCGTCGTCACCGGCTTCCGCGCCTCGCTCGACAGCGCGCTCAACCTCAAGCGCACGCAAACCGCTGCGGTGGATTCGATCGTCGCCGAGGACATCGGCAAGTTCCCGGATTCGAACCTCGCCGAATCGATGCAGCGCATTCCGGGCGTTGCGCTCGCGCGGGGCGACGGCGGCGAGGGCAAGAACATCTCGGTGCGCGGCCTCGGCGCGCAGTTCACCCGCGTTCGCATCAACGGGATGGAAGGCGTTTCGCAGACCGGCAGCTCGGACATCTACGGCGCGGGCAACACCGGCCGCAGCTTCGACTTCAACGTCTTCCCGACCGAAATCTTCTCATCGCTATCGGTACGCAAGACGCCGTCGGCGGATGTCGAGGAAGGCTCGCTCGGCGCGACGGTCGATCTCGCCGCGCCGCATCCGCTCGACCAGAAGGACGATTTCGTCGTCGCGGCGACCGGCCGGGCGATCTACGGCGAAATCTCCAAGCGCGCCGATCCGCGCGTATCCGCGCTGATATCGAAGAAATTCGGAGAGGGCCGCTTCGGCATCCTCGGCTCGGTCGCCTACAACCAACGCCACTTGCGCGAAGTGGGCTATTCGGCGGTGGATATCCTGTCGGCCAACACCAACGGCGGCTTCTGCTCGCCGATCGGCGCGCCGATCAACACCGCCGGCCAGACCCCGGCACAGCTCGCGCTTCGCGGTGTCACGGCGACCAATTGCAGCACCAACAATCCGCGCACCGGCAGTCTTTCGGCCTATAACACGATCGTCAACGCGCGCCGGGCGGATGCGCCCAACACCGCCGGCAGTGGTGCGTTCTTCCCGCGCATTCCGCGCTACCTCAACTCGACGCAAAGCCAGGAGCGGATCGCCGGCACGCTGACGCTCCAGTTCAAGGATGGCGACGACACCGACATCTCGCTCGACCTGCTGTATTCGCGCTTCCACGTCATCCGCGACGACAATTATCTCGGGGCCATCTCGTTCGGCCGGTCGGCTTCGAACGACGGCCAGCCGATGACCTCCGTCACCGATCTGCAATTGTCCTCGCTGGGATCGGTACAATATGGCGCGTTCAACGGCGTCGATATCCGCTCCGAGGGCCTGCACGCCGATTTCACCTCGTCGTTCAAACAGGCCAATCTCAACTTCATGCACCGCTTCACCGACCGGCTGAAGATCACCGGCAAGTTCGGCCTCAACCAGTCGGTCTTCGACGATCACCAGCGTATCCAGTATTTCATGGACGCGATCGATAAGAGCTTCACGCTCGATTATCGCAAGGGCGGCACCACCCCGCTGCTCGGTTTCGGGTTCGACGTCACCAACCCGGCCAATTTCAACTATGCGCCGGGCCTCGCCGACGGCACCGTGCTCGGCGGCTTCTCGCTCCAGGGCAAGCCGGCCAAGACCACGACCGACGGCTATCTGGCCGAATTCGAAGCCGATTGGGAGATCAACGACGCGCTCACGCTGCGCGGCGGCGCGCAATATCGCCAGTCGAAACAATCGGGCATCGATACGCGCTATTACACCGCCGACACGCTGGTGAAGGCGCTGCCCGCCGGCACGTCGCTTGCCAGCATCTCGTCGCAGATCAGCAACTTCGGCGCGTTGTGGGGCAATGGCGCGCCCGCGAGCTGGGCGACGCTCGACTGGAAGAAGCTCTACGACACCGCCAACCTCGGCGCGTCGCGGAGTTGCACCATCGAATGCGGTAGCCCCAAG
This genomic stretch from Sphingomonas panacis harbors:
- a CDS encoding glycoside hydrolase family 35 protein, which produces MRKRASQTHLGRAGRALAALLTASGLVPPAAAQVARPTANLAAPVRSFGRVSYDARSLMIDGKRTLIWSSEFHLFRLPSPDLWRDILQKMKASGFNTVAVYFDWGYHSPKQGVYDFSGIRDIDRLLTMAEEEGLYVITRAGPYVNAELSRGGFPGWLVNQRARARTDDPQYLAAVDEWTSRIDAIIARHQINGDGKGHHGTVILHQIENELSVTTASQRRYMDHLYAHARADGITVPILHNDQGRNGYWAPDSSPVAQVVHGPNDLYAFDGYPGGTCTVQGKPTRNVGAPDWGFYGPGGAKGGASASPDTPGFLAEFGGGWFDYWGSNGGYDCNAIQRGKRFQRVFYGTNLANGIGIQSFYMGYGGTSWGWLPAPVVFTSYDYGAAISEPREIREKAEELKQLGGLIASVPDLAGMVAAGPVAISSPDIQVYHNKSPESGARFLLVTHKPSNGQSDDRFTVTADLPDGRYTLPLRLNGFDAKWLVAGVDLAGQRLVYSTSELQSAQTIDRAGLLLLYGRTGEPGETVLRYTSAPTVTVLEGKAESAFDAAKGDLKLGYIHDGRTVVRITGGGRPALTMILADEKEAVRYWRRDSAAGPVLVRGPALVRSAASAGATLALTGDTAAETPLEIWAPKAVRALRWNGAVVPVEATATGSLAATRPLAGPVPVTLPALDHWRAAEGVPETEPNFDDAAWQAVDTRASASITARPDGQPNMGMDSYGFHEGDVWYRGRFTGAPDAKTLALFYGAGGSGLVQVWLDGVFVGQDELPAGLPRPITTGGARFTLPTASQTPGEHILSVMVRNNGHNWDLDADDYHKEARGLISASLEAPGGRSFGIPIAWRIQGQRGGENLPDPSRGPANSGGQYGERQGWHLPGFDDRNWATAPLPAVSARAGTTWYRTGFDLAVPKGQDATIGVSFGDPTTPRSVARYRALLFVNGWNMGQFIAHVGPQRTFPIPEGILDHHGHNVLALAVTSDGAPGDALEAVKLVTLRTVKGGVPVRSVAAPQTPAELK
- a CDS encoding rhamnogalacturonidase encodes the protein MNRRELSLGVAASMALMPAAAMPFAGHLARRFDVRDYGARGDGVAIDSGAFNAAILAASQAGGGTVVVPRGRYLCFSIRLQSRVTLLLGKGAVIEAADPARHAGHYDVPEEGIDQLYQDFGHSHWHNSLIWGADLSEVAIVGPGLIHGAGLTRDGPGARWKAQTGERPLSMRGLSDREIARLEPDWKRMVGLGNKAIAFRGGRDIRLSGFSILKGGHFAILATGTRGLRIDGLSIDTDRDGIDLDCVSDVIVERCRVNSPNDDGIVVKSSFALGRAVAAEDILIRDCAVSGYDMGSMLDGTRRQTQQIAPDQDRVTGRIKLGTESNGGYRNVRIEDCSFTHCRGLALETVDGGVMENVVARRLTMRDVTTAPLFLRLGDRRRGPDGTGIGAIRGVEISDIDARGIDHRFPAAIAGLPGNRIEDVSLSHIHFSYRGGGTAEDARRVPEDHASAYPEPSMFGVLPCWALWVRHAARLRIDRFTAETATPDQRPPFVFADAPGLSILRTPLFRA
- a CDS encoding rhamnogalacturonan acetylesterase: MPASAAVALLLAAASPAAALHFDLSANTPDRQPYQVGGHGIEPGGSSTDFAFSVAVPEGLYRVTVRLGDPRVTGETTVKAEARRLVLRGVATRAGQVVTRSFLVDVRTPALPAPPPNAPGGSAVRIDARDRAEYTWDDKLTLEFLGDPRVTSVDIASATAPTLYLVGDSTVTDQSAEPYASWGQMLPAMLDDSIAVANHARSGATLKSFLTDLRFDKVLSRIRPGDWLFIQFGHNDQKAEWPQTYAAADTTYPAYLAAYVAEARRRGAYPVLVTSPERRTFDARGRIKATLGGYPQAVRALAKAQHVPLIDLNADSRAIYQALGPTVAPRAFANAGADLTHNDNYGAWLLASAVVERIRATIPALAQHIVMPRFSPDHPPLPAAVTIVASAGRAAERPAGS
- a CDS encoding TonB-dependent receptor; its protein translation is MARAFQKTSAWLHCTSGVALMIAAGTALPAYAQTPTDDAKPQPTATPPSDSDVQDIVVTGFRASLDSALNLKRTQTAAVDSIVAEDIGKFPDSNLAESMQRIPGVALARGDGGEGKNISVRGLGAQFTRVRINGMEGVSQTGSSDIYGAGNTGRSFDFNVFPTEIFSSLSVRKTPSADVEEGSLGATVDLAAPHPLDQKDDFVVAATGRAIYGEISKRADPRVSALISKKFGEGRFGILGSVAYNQRHLREVGYSAVDILSANTNGGFCSPIGAPINTAGQTPAQLALRGVTATNCSTNNPRTGSLSAYNTIVNARRADAPNTAGSGAFFPRIPRYLNSTQSQERIAGTLTLQFKDGDDTDISLDLLYSRFHVIRDDNYLGAISFGRSASNDGQPMTSVTDLQLSSLGSVQYGAFNGVDIRSEGLHADFTSSFKQANLNFMHRFTDRLKITGKFGLNQSVFDDHQRIQYFMDAIDKSFTLDYRKGGTTPLLGFGFDVTNPANFNYAPGLADGTVLGGFSLQGKPAKTTTDGYLAEFEADWEINDALTLRGGAQYRQSKQSGIDTRYYTADTLVKALPAGTSLASISSQISNFGALWGNGAPASWATLDWKKLYDTANLGASRSCTIECGSPKPIVREEERSAFAMGVFDLTDAIGFGVRGDVGVRYINTLQFSSGYVSVASPASPTGVTGLYGAVTRSYDDWLPSANIVFEPVRNLLLRVSGAKVMSRPELGVLTPTSGVNPVTRTGTVNNPLLEPIRANTFDAALEWYFRPGSLLSAAFFYKDIKTYIQSVTSLVPYTDLGLPVALLDGSNTQPTELFSVTRPVNTPGGKLKGVEINAQLPFTFLHGFLSNFGALGNYTHVTSRINYCLTSVGGVCTVTTTNDLVGLSKNTASGTLYYEDRKFSIRGTVNYRGPFIRGIPASAGSDLQGNAQTTYVDASASYNITDNFKLIIEAQNLTDQQNRLYTDSQRKDTLYQTRVGRTFAVGVNARF